From Juglans regia cultivar Chandler chromosome 8, Walnut 2.0, whole genome shotgun sequence, the proteins below share one genomic window:
- the LOC109001780 gene encoding tol-Pal system protein TolA-like, with translation MVGGGSRRDEGSMVINNTNVFAALETLRKKKKSDKDRKSSKGSSKAQSASAAAQPEEPEPQVFWAPAPLNAKSWADVDDEDDDDYYATAAPPQAVWGAPDQHEQQDKEQASHLEDSESEEDILDEGDDDDVEDEHEREQELPVHPEQVVKKPLEVSERPKEAERQLSKKERKKKELAELEALLADFGVSQKESNGQDESSGVAQDKKDGEPNADGEKKENVSAESKSAKKKKKKDKTSKEGKEAHDQPNNSDATNGQDEAAGAEQTEEDASAVDVKERLKKMASLKKKKSSKEMDAAAKAAAQEAAARSARLAAAKKKEKNHYNQQPVR, from the exons GGAGAGACGAGGGTTCAATGGTGATCAACAACACCAACGTGTTTGCTGCGCTCGAGACTCtgcgaaagaagaagaaatccgATAAGGACCGCAAGAGCAGCAAAGGCTCTTCCAAAGCCCAATCCGCCTCGGCGGCAGCCCAGCCCGAGGAGCCCGAGCCCCAGGTATTCTGGGCCCCGGCCCCTTTGAATGCTAAATCGTGGGCCGATGTTGACGATGAAGACGACGACGACTACTATGCTACTGCCGCCCCACCCCAGGCGGTCTGGGGTGCGCCGGATCAGCATGAGCAGCAGGATAAGGAGCAGGCGAGCCATCTAGAG GATAGTGAGAGTGAAGAAGATATTCTCGACGAAggcgatgatgatgatgtagaGGAcgagcatgaacgtgaacaagAGCTTCCTGTGCACCCCGAACAAGTGGTGAAGAAACCCCTCGAAGTTTCTGAGCGACCCAAAGAAGCAGAGAGGCAgctttcaaaaaaagaaagaaagaaaaaggagctTGCAGAACTTGAGGCCCTTTTGGCTGATTTTGGAGTTAGCCAGAAAGAGAGTAACGGTCAAGATGAGTCAAGTG GTGTTGCACAAGATAAGAAAGATGGGGAGCCTAATGCAGATggggagaagaaggaaaatgtCTCCGCTGAGTCCAAAAGTgccaagaagaagaaaaagaaggataAAACTTCCAAGGAGGGGAAAGAAGCCCATGATCAGCCAAACAACTCAGATGCAACCAATGGGCAAGATGAAGCTGCTGGTGCTGAACAGACAGAGGAGGATGCATCTGCTGTTGATGTGAAGGAGCGACTAAAGAAGATGGCAtctctgaagaagaagaaatctagtAAAGAGATGGATGCTGCTGCCAAAGCTGCTGCTCAAGAGGCTGCTGCAAGGAGTGCAAGACTTGCTGCagctaaaaagaaagagaagaaccATTACAACCAGCAGCCAGTGCGGTGA